From a region of the Gordonia sp. PP30 genome:
- a CDS encoding TrpB-like pyridoxal phosphate-dependent enzyme produces the protein MTTSEFRPAVDTSHSDMVTVEVPTHWYNLAAELDTPIPPHLHPGTKEPVGPDDLAALFPAGLIAQEVTGEVYVEIPEAVREIYKMWRPSPLFRARNFEKALNTKARIYVKYEGVSPVGSHKTNSAVAQAYYNSVDGVKKLTTETGAGQWGSALAFAGAQFGIDVEVWQVRASYDSKPYRGYLIRTYGGTLHPSPSDLTESGRAMLAKDPNTTGSLGMAVSEAVEVAAQNDDTRYALGSVLNHVVLHQSVIGQEAVEQLYAVEPGGADVVFGCAGGGSNLAGLSFPFLREKIHGRSNPRIVAAEPAACPSITQGEYRYDHGDVAGLTPLLKMHTLGMDFVPDPIHAGGLRYHGMAPALSHTVELGLVEGTAISQHDAFSAGVQFARTQGIVPAPESTHAIAACAAHVANSDTEEVVVIGLSGHGQLDLPAYAAFLDEEF, from the coding sequence ATGACGACTTCCGAGTTCCGTCCCGCCGTGGACACCTCCCATTCCGACATGGTCACCGTCGAGGTGCCCACCCACTGGTACAACCTGGCGGCCGAGCTCGATACGCCGATCCCGCCGCATCTGCACCCGGGCACCAAGGAGCCGGTCGGGCCCGACGACCTCGCCGCGCTGTTCCCGGCCGGGCTGATCGCGCAGGAGGTGACCGGCGAGGTCTACGTCGAGATCCCCGAGGCGGTGCGCGAGATCTACAAGATGTGGCGGCCGTCGCCGCTGTTCCGCGCCCGCAACTTCGAGAAGGCGCTGAACACCAAGGCGCGCATCTACGTGAAGTACGAGGGCGTGAGCCCGGTCGGCAGCCACAAGACGAATTCCGCGGTGGCGCAGGCGTATTACAACAGCGTCGACGGCGTCAAGAAGCTCACTACGGAGACCGGCGCCGGTCAGTGGGGCAGCGCCCTGGCGTTCGCCGGCGCGCAGTTCGGGATCGACGTCGAGGTGTGGCAGGTGCGAGCGTCGTACGACTCCAAGCCCTACCGCGGCTACCTGATCCGCACCTACGGCGGCACGCTGCACCCGAGCCCGTCGGATCTCACCGAGTCCGGCCGGGCCATGCTGGCGAAGGACCCGAACACCACCGGCAGCCTCGGCATGGCCGTCAGCGAGGCGGTGGAGGTGGCGGCGCAGAACGACGACACGCGCTACGCCCTCGGCAGTGTGCTCAACCACGTGGTGCTGCACCAGAGCGTGATCGGCCAGGAGGCCGTCGAGCAGCTGTACGCGGTGGAGCCCGGCGGTGCGGACGTCGTCTTCGGTTGTGCCGGAGGCGGATCCAACCTCGCCGGCCTCTCGTTCCCGTTCCTGCGGGAGAAGATCCACGGCCGCAGCAACCCGCGCATCGTGGCCGCCGAGCCGGCCGCCTGCCCGTCGATCACCCAGGGCGAGTACCGGTACGACCACGGTGACGTGGCCGGCCTGACCCCGCTGCTGAAGATGCACACCCTCGGCATGGACTTCGTGCCCGACCCGATCCACGCGGGCGGCCTCCGCTACCACGGCATGGCACCGGCGCTGAGCCACACGGTGGAGCTGGGTCTGGTCGAGGGCACCGCGATCAGCCAGCACGACGCGTTCAGCGCGGGCGTGCAGTTCGCGCGGACCCAGGGCATCGTGCCGGCGCCGGAATCCACGCACGCCATCGCCGCCTGCGCGGCGCACGTGGCGAACAGCGACACCGAAGAGGTGGTGGTGATCGGACTGTCCGGACACGGTCAGCTCGATCTGCCCGCTTACGCCGCGTTCCTCGACGAGGAGTTCTGA
- a CDS encoding NADP-dependent oxidoreductase has product MSTANAWTAHGFSGLDSFVFGPREVPAPGPGEITVSVTAAGVNPADLKHVRRASDPALLPMPIGYEIAGTVSATGPGAVLGSGAPAAIGDRVAAFRVHGGYAEALTVPATDAFALDAHVDHRAAAGLLLAGCTAAELLHRSGARRGDTVVVHGASGAVGTVVLQLARRAGITVVGTCGPDREADVRRFGGIPVPRTPSPVPRPLSPVEGTSLAARIRAAPPGPIIAALDCAGTPEAVAASLDLVPDRSRILTVAAPAAAREYGFTALAGTAPDSAAYRDSVRAQLVSLLGTGELTVPIARTFGLSEARAALELVASGHAHGKVVLLP; this is encoded by the coding sequence ATGAGCACTGCGAACGCATGGACCGCGCACGGCTTCTCCGGCCTCGACAGCTTCGTCTTCGGCCCGCGCGAGGTGCCCGCGCCCGGACCCGGCGAGATCACCGTGTCGGTCACCGCCGCCGGGGTGAATCCGGCCGACCTGAAGCACGTCCGGCGCGCGAGCGACCCGGCGCTGCTTCCGATGCCGATCGGGTACGAGATCGCCGGCACCGTGTCCGCCACCGGTCCGGGTGCGGTCCTCGGCTCGGGCGCCCCGGCGGCGATCGGCGACCGGGTCGCCGCCTTCCGGGTGCACGGCGGCTACGCCGAGGCGCTGACCGTTCCGGCGACCGATGCCTTCGCGCTCGACGCGCACGTCGACCATCGCGCGGCCGCCGGTCTGCTGCTCGCCGGATGCACCGCCGCCGAACTGCTGCATCGCAGCGGCGCGCGGCGCGGCGACACCGTCGTCGTGCACGGTGCTTCCGGTGCGGTCGGCACCGTCGTTCTGCAGCTGGCCCGCCGCGCCGGGATCACGGTGGTCGGCACCTGCGGCCCCGACCGGGAGGCCGACGTACGACGCTTCGGCGGCATCCCCGTCCCCCGCACCCCGAGCCCCGTTCCACGCCCCCTGAGCCCCGTCGAAGGGACTTCGCTCGCCGCCCGGATCCGGGCCGCCCCTCCCGGACCGATCATCGCCGCGCTCGACTGCGCGGGCACCCCCGAGGCGGTGGCCGCGAGCCTCGATCTGGTGCCGGACCGTTCCCGGATCCTCACCGTCGCGGCCCCCGCGGCCGCCCGCGAATACGGGTTCACCGCGCTCGCCGGCACCGCCCCGGACAGCGCCGCCTACCGCGATTCCGTACGCGCGCAACTGGTCTCTCTGCTCGGTACCGGTGAGCTGACGGTCCCGATCGCCCGCACCTTCGGCCTGTCGGAGGCCCGCGCCGCACTGGAACTGGTCGCCTCCGGTCACGCACACGGCAAGGTGGTCCTGCTCCCCTGA
- a CDS encoding DUF475 domain-containing protein, translating to MHLVRIFGLSFLVSLAALVAAFFYGGTTAVLLTLILGIMEVTLSFDNAVINATVLQRLSEFWQKIFLTVGVVIAVFGMRLVFPLVIVWIASGKNPWDALDLALHPPAGGASHFPDGSPSYQTMLTDAHPQIAAFGGMFLLLLFLDFLFADKEITWLSWIERPLIRIGRLDQLSVVVASTLLLVTGTVIAPDGTTGTVMVAGVLGMVTYILVNGLGDFFHVDEEGIEESLDDAPRRSGPSDLARATGKAAFFLFLYLEVLDASFSFDGVIGAFAITADPIIIALGLGLVGAMFVRSLTVYLVRQGTLSEYVYLEHGAHWAIGALALILFYSIGTEVPELVTGLIGVVLIGAALISSIVRKRALSEH from the coding sequence ATGCATCTCGTCCGAATCTTCGGCCTGTCCTTCCTGGTCTCCCTCGCCGCACTGGTCGCGGCGTTCTTCTACGGCGGCACCACCGCCGTCCTGCTGACCCTGATCCTGGGCATCATGGAAGTGACGCTGTCGTTCGACAACGCCGTCATCAACGCGACCGTGCTGCAGCGGCTGAGCGAGTTCTGGCAGAAGATCTTCCTGACCGTCGGCGTGGTGATCGCCGTCTTCGGTATGCGTCTGGTGTTCCCGCTCGTCATCGTGTGGATCGCGTCGGGTAAGAACCCGTGGGATGCGCTCGACCTGGCACTGCACCCGCCCGCCGGCGGGGCCTCGCACTTCCCCGACGGTTCGCCGAGCTACCAGACCATGCTCACCGACGCGCACCCGCAGATCGCCGCCTTCGGCGGCATGTTCCTGTTGCTGCTCTTCCTCGATTTCCTCTTCGCGGACAAGGAGATCACCTGGCTGTCGTGGATCGAGCGGCCGCTGATCCGCATCGGCAGACTCGACCAGCTGTCGGTCGTCGTCGCGTCGACCCTGTTGCTGGTCACCGGCACCGTGATCGCCCCGGACGGCACCACCGGCACGGTGATGGTCGCCGGAGTCCTCGGCATGGTCACCTACATCCTGGTCAACGGCCTGGGTGACTTCTTCCACGTCGACGAGGAGGGCATCGAGGAAAGCCTCGACGACGCCCCGCGCCGCTCGGGGCCGTCGGACCTCGCCAGGGCGACCGGCAAAGCGGCGTTCTTCCTGTTCCTCTATCTCGAGGTGCTCGACGCGTCGTTCTCGTTCGACGGCGTCATCGGCGCGTTCGCCATCACCGCCGACCCGATCATCATCGCGCTGGGCCTGGGTCTGGTCGGCGCCATGTTCGTCCGCTCGCTCACCGTCTACCTCGTCCGCCAGGGCACGCTGTCGGAGTACGTCTACCTGGAACACGGCGCCCACTGGGCGATCGGCGCATTGGCACTGATCCTCTTCTACTCGATCGGCACCGAGGTGCCCGAGCTCGTCACCGGCCTGATCGGCGTGGTGCTGATCGGCGCCGCGCTGATCTCCAGCATCGTCCGCAAGCGCGCCCTGTCCGAACACTGA
- the dinB gene encoding DNA polymerase IV encodes MRIERAGRSEASILHADLDSFYASVEQRDDPGLRGRPVLVGGGVVLAASYEAKACGVRTPMPGREARALCRGRAVTVAPRFAAYVEASRAVFDVFGDTTPIVEGISVDEAFLDVGGLRKISGSPREIATRLRERVRGEVGLPITVGIARTKFLAKVASGAGKPDGLLEVPPDGELAFLHPLPVRSLWGVGRKTEERLTAAGIRTVGDMAAFGESGLAALLGQNIGRHLYALAMARDPRRVETGRRRKSIGAQRALGRRIKSERDIEATLLAIVDGLGKRLRGARRVCRTVVLRLRFDDYSRVTRSRSLGEPTDSTAVLLALARGLFDDALPLIRDRGCTLIGLSLTNLSSYDAVQLALPFDGRTGAVDDDHAAELDVAIDELKARFGRDAVTRGRLVGRQHGDDAPMLPD; translated from the coding sequence GTGAGGATCGAGCGGGCCGGACGGAGCGAGGCGTCGATCCTCCATGCCGATCTGGATTCGTTCTACGCGTCGGTGGAGCAGCGGGACGACCCGGGATTGCGCGGGCGGCCGGTTCTGGTCGGTGGCGGGGTGGTGCTGGCGGCGAGCTACGAGGCCAAGGCGTGCGGGGTGCGGACGCCGATGCCGGGCCGGGAGGCGCGCGCACTCTGCCGGGGCCGGGCGGTGACCGTCGCGCCGCGCTTCGCCGCCTACGTCGAGGCCAGTCGTGCGGTGTTCGACGTCTTCGGCGACACCACGCCGATCGTCGAGGGGATCTCGGTCGATGAGGCGTTCCTGGACGTCGGTGGTCTGCGGAAGATCAGCGGCAGCCCGCGGGAGATCGCCACGCGGCTCCGCGAACGGGTCCGCGGCGAGGTGGGGCTGCCGATCACCGTCGGCATCGCACGGACCAAGTTTCTGGCGAAGGTCGCCAGCGGGGCGGGTAAGCCCGACGGATTGCTCGAGGTACCGCCCGACGGTGAACTGGCCTTCCTGCACCCGCTGCCGGTGCGCAGCCTGTGGGGTGTGGGTCGCAAGACCGAGGAGCGGCTCACCGCGGCCGGAATCCGTACCGTCGGCGACATGGCCGCGTTCGGCGAGTCGGGCCTGGCGGCGCTTCTCGGTCAGAACATCGGCCGCCACCTCTACGCGCTGGCGATGGCGCGCGATCCGCGCCGCGTCGAGACGGGGCGGCGCCGCAAGTCCATCGGTGCGCAACGGGCGCTGGGGCGCCGGATCAAGTCCGAACGCGACATCGAGGCGACACTGCTCGCCATCGTCGATGGACTGGGCAAGCGGCTGCGTGGCGCGCGGCGGGTGTGCCGGACCGTCGTCCTGCGATTGCGGTTCGACGACTACTCGAGGGTGACGCGGTCGCGGTCGCTCGGTGAGCCCACCGATTCGACCGCGGTCCTCCTCGCGCTCGCGCGAGGCCTGTTCGACGATGCGCTGCCGCTGATCCGCGACCGCGGGTGCACGCTCATCGGGCTCTCGCTGACCAACTTGTCGTCGTACGACGCGGTGCAGCTGGCCCTGCCGTTCGACGGCCGGACCGGCGCGGTGGACGACGACCACGCGGCGGAGCTGGACGTGGCGATCGACGAGTTGAAGGCCCGGTTCGGTCGTGACGCGGTGACGCGTGGGCGGCTGGTGGGGCGACAGCACGGCGACGACGCCCCGATGCTTCCGGATTGA
- a CDS encoding class I SAM-dependent methyltransferase, with translation MSHEHGHDGNPHSAAEWDERYSGADRLWTAQANPALIREAADLAPGRALDVGSGEGADARWLADRGWTVVAVDISQVALDRAAAIDSRETIVWRQADLTVDPVPSTSSGSGTTSSGSVTTSAGSGDAGFDLVALHYFPVDIARMDVIEKLVDALVPGGTLLVVAHDAEGIRAHGHDPDAYVQPGDIAARFADLLDVQILDTVPRGRPAGGVSDQRHMDDVVLKARRK, from the coding sequence ATGAGTCACGAGCACGGGCACGACGGCAATCCGCACAGCGCGGCCGAATGGGATGAGCGCTATTCCGGCGCGGACCGGCTGTGGACGGCACAGGCGAACCCGGCCCTGATCCGCGAAGCCGCGGACCTGGCGCCGGGCCGGGCGCTGGACGTCGGGAGCGGCGAGGGAGCGGACGCGCGATGGCTCGCGGATCGGGGCTGGACGGTGGTCGCCGTGGACATCTCGCAGGTCGCGCTCGATCGGGCCGCCGCGATTGATTCACGTGAAACCATCGTGTGGCGGCAGGCGGATCTCACGGTCGATCCGGTCCCCTCGACAAGCTCGGGGAGCGGAACGACAAGCTCGGGGAGCGTGACGACGAGCGCGGGGAGCGGGGATGCCGGGTTCGATCTTGTTGCGCTGCACTACTTCCCGGTCGACATCGCGCGGATGGACGTGATCGAGAAGCTGGTCGACGCGCTGGTGCCGGGCGGCACGTTGCTCGTCGTCGCGCACGACGCCGAGGGCATCCGCGCGCACGGCCACGACCCCGACGCCTACGTCCAGCCCGGTGACATCGCCGCCCGCTTCGCCGACCTGCTCGACGTGCAGATCCTCGATACCGTGCCGCGCGGCCGCCCGGCGGGTGGAGTCAGCGACCAGCGCCACATGGACGACGTGGTGTTGAAGGCCCGCCGGAAGTAG
- a CDS encoding LLM class F420-dependent oxidoreductase codes for MSRSPRIGVQLQPQHAPDYGLIRDAVLRAEDLGVDVIFNWDHFYPLYGDPDGAHFECWTMLGAWAEETERVEFGALVTCNSYRNPDLLADMARTVDHISGGRLILGIGSGWFERDYTEYGYDFGTKGSRLDALAESLPRITDRLGKLNPPPVRDIPVMIGGGGPRKTLPLVARYADIWHSFVNVETYREKSALLAGYCADLGRDPGDIERSAEIRYRGDAGATLSFADAISAEGVSLFTVATGGPDYDLTAAKLLCDWRDRNR; via the coding sequence ATGTCCCGCTCCCCACGCATCGGTGTCCAGCTCCAGCCCCAGCACGCCCCCGACTACGGCCTGATCCGCGACGCAGTGTTGCGCGCCGAGGACCTCGGCGTCGACGTCATCTTCAACTGGGATCACTTCTATCCCCTCTACGGGGACCCCGACGGCGCCCACTTCGAATGCTGGACCATGCTCGGCGCCTGGGCCGAGGAGACCGAACGCGTGGAGTTCGGCGCGCTGGTGACCTGCAACAGCTACCGCAACCCGGATCTGCTCGCCGACATGGCGCGCACCGTCGATCACATCTCCGGCGGCCGGCTGATCCTCGGCATCGGCAGCGGCTGGTTCGAGCGCGACTACACCGAGTACGGCTACGACTTCGGCACCAAGGGCAGCAGGCTCGACGCCCTCGCCGAGTCGCTTCCGCGAATCACCGATCGCCTCGGCAAGCTCAATCCCCCACCGGTGCGCGACATTCCGGTGATGATCGGCGGCGGCGGACCGCGCAAGACCCTGCCGCTGGTCGCGCGATATGCCGACATCTGGCATTCGTTCGTCAACGTCGAGACCTACCGCGAGAAGAGCGCCCTGCTCGCCGGCTACTGCGCCGATCTCGGGCGCGATCCGGGCGACATCGAGCGCTCCGCCGAGATCCGCTACCGGGGCGACGCCGGCGCGACCCTGAGCTTCGCCGACGCGATCAGTGCCGAGGGCGTCTCGCTGTTCACCGTCGCCACCGGCGGCCCCGACTACGACCTGACCGCCGCCAAACTCCTCTGCGACTGGCGCGACCGGAACCGGTAG
- a CDS encoding putative immunity protein: MILPSVRDPAMITIRRGGTLTDDDHHLLALWAATCAERVLGLFEATCPGDARPRAAIEAARAWAAGDLAMMAARALGGHAMGAARPLTGAARFAAHAAGQAACVGHVAEHDLGAAAYAIKAAMAAAPAGERDEVRLAERDRQRALLPPAVRQLVLADQAQRNGLCWGVFGDG, from the coding sequence GTGATCCTGCCGTCCGTCCGCGATCCGGCGATGATCACCATCCGTCGCGGCGGCACGCTCACCGACGACGACCACCATCTGCTCGCACTCTGGGCGGCCACCTGCGCCGAGCGCGTTCTCGGCTTGTTCGAGGCGACGTGTCCCGGGGACGCCCGCCCGCGCGCGGCGATCGAGGCGGCCCGGGCCTGGGCCGCTGGAGACCTGGCGATGATGGCGGCTCGGGCACTCGGCGGCCATGCGATGGGAGCGGCCCGGCCGCTGACCGGCGCCGCACGCTTCGCCGCCCACGCGGCCGGACAGGCGGCGTGCGTCGGTCACGTCGCCGAGCACGATCTCGGGGCCGCCGCCTACGCCATCAAGGCCGCGATGGCCGCCGCCCCGGCCGGTGAACGCGACGAGGTCAGGCTCGCCGAGCGTGACCGGCAGCGCGCGCTGTTGCCTCCCGCCGTGCGCCAGCTGGTGCTCGCCGATCAGGCGCAGCGGAACGGTCTCTGCTGGGGCGTGTTCGGTGACGGCTGA
- a CDS encoding NAD(P)/FAD-dependent oxidoreductase, with protein MDYDDVVVGAGPNGLTAAAVLARAGHRVLVCEAAETIGGGARTDEAFGAGIRRDACSAVHPTGFVSPAFERLALADHGLRWLVPDLSVVHGFGPGHAIGLARDRERRAAGLGRDARRWAAAVGWAGESPGLVDDVLGLPAPPRHPLALGRFGAAAALSVSAFTRGAFRDDATRALFAGIAAHGARPLSSAGSTAAGLLLATLAGSGWPVARGGSQAISDALASVVTAAGGTIETGRRITGLAELPRADRLFFDTSPRAFAAIVGERLPARYRRALGRFRYGPGTCKVDFLLREPIPWRDERFSRTATFHLAADVGQIAESERAVAAGRIPSVPWVLGGEPTRIDPTRAPAGTHLAWAYCHVPAGSDADCSDAIVEQIERCAPGFRDVVSGTIVTTAAGLERYNANNVGGDIGCGATSLRQLLARPVVRPTPQATPVPGVYLCSAATAPGGGVHGMSGYRAARHALAQE; from the coding sequence ATGGACTACGACGACGTGGTGGTCGGCGCCGGACCGAACGGCCTCACCGCGGCGGCCGTGCTGGCGCGCGCGGGTCACCGGGTACTGGTGTGCGAGGCCGCCGAGACGATCGGGGGCGGTGCGCGCACCGATGAGGCGTTCGGCGCCGGGATCCGCCGGGACGCCTGCTCGGCGGTTCACCCGACCGGCTTCGTCTCACCCGCGTTCGAGCGACTCGCGCTCGCCGACCACGGGCTGCGCTGGCTGGTCCCGGACCTGTCCGTGGTCCACGGATTCGGGCCGGGCCACGCGATCGGGCTCGCGCGGGATCGTGAACGACGCGCGGCCGGACTCGGCCGGGATGCGCGGCGGTGGGCGGCGGCCGTCGGGTGGGCCGGGGAATCACCCGGCCTGGTCGACGACGTCCTCGGACTGCCCGCGCCACCGCGGCATCCGTTGGCGCTCGGCCGGTTCGGTGCGGCGGCCGCGCTGTCGGTGAGCGCGTTCACGCGCGGCGCCTTCCGCGACGACGCGACGCGCGCCCTGTTCGCCGGCATCGCCGCCCACGGAGCCCGTCCGCTGTCGTCCGCGGGGTCGACGGCCGCGGGACTGCTGCTGGCGACGCTCGCCGGCTCCGGGTGGCCGGTGGCGCGCGGGGGTTCGCAGGCGATCTCCGACGCGCTGGCCTCGGTGGTCACCGCCGCCGGCGGCACGATCGAGACCGGTCGCCGGATCACCGGTCTCGCCGAACTGCCGCGGGCGGACCGGCTGTTCTTCGACACCTCGCCGCGTGCCTTCGCGGCGATCGTGGGGGAGCGGCTGCCGGCCCGGTACCGCCGCGCGCTCGGCCGCTTCCGCTACGGGCCGGGCACATGCAAGGTGGATTTCCTGCTGCGCGAACCGATTCCGTGGCGTGACGAACGCTTCTCCCGAACGGCGACCTTTCATCTGGCCGCCGATGTCGGACAGATCGCCGAGTCCGAGCGCGCGGTGGCCGCGGGCCGGATCCCGTCCGTCCCCTGGGTGCTCGGTGGCGAACCGACGCGGATCGATCCCACGCGTGCGCCCGCGGGCACGCATCTGGCGTGGGCGTACTGCCATGTCCCGGCGGGGAGCGATGCGGATTGCTCGGACGCGATCGTCGAGCAGATCGAGCGGTGCGCCCCGGGCTTCCGCGACGTGGTGAGCGGCACCATCGTGACCACGGCCGCCGGTCTCGAGCGGTACAACGCCAACAACGTCGGCGGCGACATCGGTTGCGGCGCAACGTCGTTGCGTCAGCTGCTGGCGAGGCCAGTGGTCCGGCCGACGCCCCAGGCGACACCGGTGCCGGGGGTGTACCTGTGTTCGGCGGCCACCGCGCCCGGCGGCGGCGTGCACGGCATGAGCGGGTATCGCGCGGCCCGGCACGCGCTGGCGCAGGAGTGA
- a CDS encoding TPM domain-containing protein yields MPPARRRPVALPALSLVLALFFGALGAAPARGDAPLQLPAGEQVVDSADALTVDQENQVKQAVTKLSADENVQLYVVYVRNFDGKSPAAWAQQTQDLSEMSYRDILLAVSVDDHKFYFGSADAIDDFPASDLRSIADSAIAPAVRDGRWEKAALDTAHDLDRTSSHRWIYLLIAVLVVLAILAGIVAALYRRSKRRQADDDAEAAIASDAVLTVDELTSQPIEVLDPWSAEVLTSTDNAVSVSADELALAVEESGDDAVAPFRAALTTAESALAASFRLRRSYDVDAGLGTAERHRLLVEIISMCSDADAALDEQVPAFDRLRDLVTDAGDRLDALADRSARLADRLDDAAEHEAAVTGSSGRAVAQSVAGNVALARELVHFADDSIGQGREAGTEAGGPSTVAAIRSAECALDTAGKLLDALADAELNLALVGEATEGSPVATATVSAAESFIDTRRGAVGTQARIRLSEAERLLDAAERTDGPEEAAASTAAALAHALEALSLSGRDVEAWRVSSDDGGPVLTGVLVDAVVSTGPQSAPTEIGRGGFTIGGRTPGSFGGTETSGRIATGGRH; encoded by the coding sequence ATGCCTCCCGCTCGACGGCGCCCGGTCGCGCTGCCCGCCCTGAGTCTCGTCCTGGCGCTGTTCTTCGGTGCGCTCGGTGCCGCCCCCGCACGCGGCGACGCCCCGCTCCAGTTGCCCGCCGGGGAGCAGGTGGTCGATTCCGCGGACGCCCTGACTGTCGACCAGGAGAACCAGGTCAAGCAGGCGGTGACCAAGCTGTCGGCCGACGAGAACGTGCAGTTGTACGTGGTCTACGTGCGCAATTTCGACGGCAAATCACCCGCCGCCTGGGCACAGCAGACGCAGGATCTGAGCGAGATGAGCTACCGCGACATCCTCCTCGCGGTCTCCGTCGACGACCACAAGTTCTACTTCGGCAGCGCCGACGCCATCGACGACTTCCCCGCCTCCGACCTGCGCTCGATCGCCGATTCGGCGATCGCACCGGCCGTCCGCGACGGCAGATGGGAGAAGGCGGCACTCGACACCGCCCACGACCTCGATCGCACCAGCTCGCACCGGTGGATCTACCTGCTCATCGCCGTTCTCGTCGTCCTCGCGATCCTGGCCGGCATCGTGGCCGCGCTGTACCGCCGCAGCAAGCGGCGGCAAGCCGACGACGACGCCGAGGCCGCCATCGCCTCCGACGCCGTGCTCACCGTCGACGAACTGACCTCGCAGCCGATCGAGGTGCTCGATCCGTGGTCCGCGGAGGTCCTGACCAGTACCGACAACGCCGTCTCGGTCAGCGCGGACGAGCTGGCCCTGGCGGTCGAAGAGTCCGGCGACGACGCCGTCGCGCCGTTCCGCGCCGCCCTGACCACCGCGGAGAGCGCGCTCGCCGCGTCGTTCCGCCTGCGCCGCTCGTACGACGTGGACGCCGGCCTCGGCACCGCCGAACGGCACCGCCTCCTGGTCGAGATCATCAGCATGTGCTCGGACGCCGACGCGGCCCTCGACGAGCAGGTCCCGGCCTTCGACCGCCTGCGCGATCTGGTGACCGATGCCGGCGACCGGCTCGACGCGCTGGCCGACCGCTCGGCACGGCTGGCCGACCGGCTCGACGATGCCGCCGAGCACGAGGCCGCGGTCACCGGGTCGTCCGGCCGGGCCGTGGCCCAGTCGGTCGCCGGGAACGTCGCGCTGGCCCGCGAGCTGGTGCATTTCGCCGACGACAGCATCGGGCAGGGCCGCGAGGCCGGCACCGAGGCGGGCGGTCCGTCGACGGTGGCCGCGATCCGCTCGGCCGAGTGCGCGCTGGACACCGCGGGCAAGCTCCTCGATGCCCTCGCCGACGCCGAACTTAACCTCGCTCTGGTCGGCGAGGCGACGGAGGGCTCCCCGGTCGCCACCGCCACGGTGAGCGCCGCCGAGAGCTTCATCGACACCCGGCGCGGTGCCGTCGGCACACAGGCGCGCATCCGGCTCTCCGAGGCCGAACGGCTGCTCGACGCGGCCGAGCGGACCGACGGTCCGGAGGAGGCGGCCGCCTCGACTGCGGCGGCACTCGCCCATGCACTGGAGGCGCTGTCCCTCAGCGGGCGGGACGTCGAGGCGTGGCGGGTGTCGTCCGACGACGGCGGCCCGGTGCTGACGGGGGTGCTGGTCGACGCGGTGGTCTCGACCGGCCCGCAGTCCGCGCCGACGGAGATCGGCCGGGGCGGTTTCACCATCGGTGGTCGTACCCCGGGCTCCTTCGGCGGGACCGAGACGTCCGGGCGGATCGCCACCGGGGGCCGTCACTGA
- a CDS encoding MarR family transcriptional regulator yields MTEADPAAIGRLRAAVTRLYLSLRRNSPSTELTAAHASAIATLTDHGPMRMGDFAQRESIRMPSATTLIDTLARKEMVQRRPDPDDRRAVLVELTDQGREAVAELRTHRDEVLAAAVESLPPEHRAALIDALPALTALQAALERCPGRDSGE; encoded by the coding sequence GTGACCGAAGCCGACCCCGCCGCGATCGGACGCCTGCGCGCCGCCGTGACCCGCCTGTATCTCTCGCTGCGCCGCAACTCGCCCAGCACCGAGCTGACCGCGGCACACGCCTCGGCGATCGCGACGCTCACCGATCACGGACCGATGCGGATGGGCGACTTCGCCCAGCGCGAATCGATCCGGATGCCCTCGGCGACCACACTCATCGACACCCTGGCCCGCAAGGAGATGGTGCAGCGCCGGCCGGACCCGGACGACCGGCGCGCCGTGCTCGTCGAACTGACCGACCAAGGCCGCGAAGCCGTCGCCGAACTCCGCACGCACCGCGACGAGGTGCTCGCGGCCGCCGTCGAATCGCTCCCGCCGGAACACCGTGCCGCGCTGATCGACGCCCTTCCCGCCCTCACCGCACTGCAAGCAGCCCTGGAGCGGTGCCCCGGTCGCGATTCCGGCGAGTGA